AATGTCACGGCGGGGTTGGCGAAGCTTGTCGAGGAAGTGAACCAGTATGCCGCAGTGATCCACAGCGCGACGGCGGCCGCGACCTGCGACGTGGAAGCGCGGCGCATGAGACCGATCGTCAGCACCAGCCCGAAGGTCGCGATGACCTCTCCGAAAGCTTCGCCCGCGGTGCCGCGCGCATGCGCGCTCGCCTGGATCAGCGGCAGGCCGAACATCGCGTGCGCCGCGACAACGCCGCCGACCCCACCCACGAATTGCGCGAGCACGTAGGCGAGCGCTTCGCCGGCGCCCAGCGCGCGTTGCAGCGCGGCCACGAGCGTCACCGCGGGATTGAAATGCGCGCCCGAGATCGGCGCGAAGATGCAGATCAGCGTGTACAGACCGGCGCCGGTGGCGAGCGTGTTGGCGAGGAGCGCCACCGCCGAATTACCCGCGGAGAGCTTCTCGCCCATGATGCCGGAGCCGACGACGACGGCGAGCAGCAGCGCCGCG
This genomic window from Burkholderiales bacterium contains:
- a CDS encoding aquaporin, which produces MSRRLAAEALGAALLLAVVVGSGIMGEKLSAGNSAVALLANTLATGAGLYTLICIFAPISGAHFNPAVTLVAALQRALGAGEALAYVLAQFVGGVGGVVAAHAMFGLPLIQASAHARGTAGEAFGEVIATFGLVLTIGLMRRASTSQVAAAVALWITAAYWFTSSTSFANPAVTFARSLTDTFAGIAGNHVAGFIAAQLAGAAAAFVAVRWLAKAPA